The following proteins are encoded in a genomic region of Amphiura filiformis chromosome 18, Afil_fr2py, whole genome shotgun sequence:
- the LOC140138881 gene encoding 2-oxo-4-hydroxy-4-carboxy-5-ureidoimidazoline decarboxylase-like produces the protein MPSPKSIEEVNQMQYEQFMHYLGNIVEEAPWVTSSIWSCRPFNDAKELHHTVCTLLDEVPLIVKESVLRGHPDLAGKLAQQNQLTPESTREQAAAGLPDLTPEKGKLISEFNQKYKAKFDFPFVICARENKVESIMKGLQIRVENCRETEAMTGISEIKKICGYRIADLLSTDTDSKM, from the exons ATGCCATCCCCAAAATCCATAGAAGAAGTGAACCAGATGCAATATGAGCAATTCATGCATTACCTTGGTAACATTGTAGAGGAAGCCCCTTGGGTGACGTCATCCATCTGGTCATGCAGACCATTCAACGATGCCAAAGAACTACACCACACTGTATGCACACTGCTTGATGAAGTGCCATTAATAG TCAAAGAATCTGTGCTACGTGGTCACCCTGATCTTGCCGGCAAACTTGCACAACAGAACCAGCTGACACCAGAATCAACTAGGGAGCAAGCTGCAGCCGGTTTACCAGACCTTACACCAGAAAAAGGCAAACTCATCAGTGAGTTCAACCAAAAGTACAAAGCCAAATTTGACTTTCCCTTTGTGATCTGTGCAAGGGAAAACAAAGTGGAATCCATCATGAAAGGATTACAAATCAGGGTTGAGAATTGTAGAGAGACAGAAGCAATGACAGGTATTAGTGAAATCAAGAAGATTTGTGGATATAGAATCGctgatttactatctactgatactGATTCCAAAATGTAA